AGGCCGGCAAAAGACGGTTGGGCAAGAGGCTCGGCCATCGGATCGCCAGCCGGTGCCTGCAATACGCTGCGATAATAGGCAATGTCGGCGGTCGTCAGCCCCGGCGCATCCGCCATCTCCTCGTAAGAGCCGGACACAAGATCGCCGCCGAGCGTCGGATAGATCAGGACCTGCCCGGCAATGCCGGAGAGCCCATCGCCCTTTGCGCGAACGGCGAGCCCCGCCGCCAGATTGCCGCCGGCGCTGTCGCCGATCAGCACGACGGTCTTTCCCGCAGCAAGCAAAGACTTGAGAACGCCATAGCAATCATCCGTCTGCGCGGGCCAGCGATGTTCAGGCGCCAGACGATAATCGACCGACAACAGCTCGGCGCCGGCATGATCGGCGATCTCGGCGCAAATCGCATGATGGCTCTCGAGCGAACCGACCACGAAGCCGCCACCGTGAAGATAGAGCAGGCATGTAGAGGTCCGGATCGTCCGCGGCTGATAACGCCTGATTGGAATTCTCCCCATCGCCATTTCATCCTGCGTGCGCATGCCGTCGGGTAACGGGCGATCGAAACGGCCGCAAAGTGCATCGTACCATTGCCGCTGCTGCTCTATGGAAGCCGTCACCGCGT
The nucleotide sequence above comes from Rhizobium sp. CB3090. Encoded proteins:
- a CDS encoding alpha/beta hydrolase translates to MDFSQRPRPTEAGILQFMEICDSFYPPDAVTASIEQQRQWYDALCGRFDRPLPDGMRTQDEMAMGRIPIRRYQPRTIRTSTCLLYLHGGGFVVGSLESHHAICAEIADHAGAELLSVDYRLAPEHRWPAQTDDCYGVLKSLLAAGKTVVLIGDSAGGNLAAGLAVRAKGDGLSGIAGQVLIYPTLGGDLVSGSYEEMADAPGLTTADIAYYRSVLQAPAGDPMAEPLAQPSFAGLPPAFITVAHFDPLRDDGRNYAARLAAAGVEVWFREEPQMVHAWLRARHMSDGARAGFRVICAAASHFAGSN